The Maylandia zebra isolate NMK-2024a linkage group LG7, Mzebra_GT3a, whole genome shotgun sequence genome contains a region encoding:
- the zgc:101783 gene encoding protein FAM3C isoform X4: MKRAARRGSVVLWLMAVACVIVVVVYLQQSNVSSEGGWHKLPKLINFFPREAKISSKRSAGVCGTPRECPAHEISFYIHSGAANVVPAAICVQNKLVLGTALNNAGGGINIVILNGKTGEVLKTDHYDTYSGDVKPFIELLKSIETGSIVIMASYDEASTKLNDELKNLIAELGSSHIHSLGYRDNWVFIGGKGVTGKSTFEKHMKSDSATNKYDGWPEMIGLEGCVPKYLE; this comes from the exons GCGTCGTGCTGTGGCTGATGGCGGTCGCGTGTGTGATCGTTGTCGTCGTCTACCTGCAGCAGTCCAACGTCTCGTCTGAAG GTGGTTGGCATAAATTACCCAAGCTCATCAATTTCTTCCCTCGCGAAGCCAAAATATCCAGCAAGCgttcag CTGGTGTATGTGGTACTCCAAGAGAGTGTCCTGCACATGAGATCAGTTTCTACATCCACAGCGGAGCCGCCAACGTCGTCCCCGCGGCCATCTGCGTCCAAAACAAACT GGTTCTGGGAACTGCGCTGAACAACGCTGGAGGAGGAATAAACATCGTTATCCTAAACG GTAAAACGGGAGAAGTCCTGAAGACGGATCACTATGACACGTACAGCGGAG ATGTGAAACCGTTCATTGAGCTACTGAAGAGCATCGAGACGGGCTCCATCGTTATAATGGCGTCCTACGACGAAGCCTCAACAAA gTTAAACGACGAGCTCAAGAATCTGATTGCTGAACTGGGAAGCTCCCACATCCACTCGCTGGGATACAGGGACAACTGGGTGTTTATTGGTGGCAAAGGAGTAACGGGGAAGAGCACCTTTGAGAAG CACATGAAGAGCGACTCGGCAACCAACAAATACGACGGCTGGCCCGAGATGATCGGGCTGGAGGGCTGCGTCCCCAAATACCTGGAGTGA
- the actr6 gene encoding actin-related protein 6, which translates to MATLVLDNGAYTAKIGYSQEKVSVIPNCQFRSKTSRLKTFTANQLDEIKDPSGLFYILPFQKGYLVNWDVQRKVWDHLFGKEMFKVDFADTSVVITEPYFNFTSIQESMNEILFEEYQFQSALRINAGSLSAHHYFHTNPSELCCMVVDTGFSFTHIAPYCRSRKMKEGIRRINVGGKLLTNHLKEIISYRQLHVMDETHVINQVKEDVCYVSQQFYKDMEITQAKGEENTAMRDYVLPDFSSIKKGFCKPREEMVFSGKYKTGEQILRLANERFAVPEMLFHPSDIGIQEMGIPEAIVHSVESLPEEMQPHFYRNVVLTGGNTLFPGFRERLEAELRALVPAHLPVSVVFPANPVCYAWEGGKLLAHNPDYDEMVVMREDYEENGHCICEEKFDI; encoded by the exons ATGGCGACATTAGTTTTGGATAACGGAGCGTACACGGCGAAGATCGGATACAGCCAGGAGAAAGTCAG CGTCATCCCAAACTGCCAGTTTCGCTCGAAGACGTCCAGGTTAAAAACCTTCACTGCAAACCAGCTGGACGAGATCAAAGATCCTTCGGGGCTCTTCTACATCCTCCCCTTCCAGAAG GGTTACCTGGTGAACTGGGACGTCCAGAGGAAGGTGTGGGACCACCTGTTTGGAAAGGAGATGTTTAAG GTGGATTTTGCAGACACGAGCGTCGTCATCACCGAGCCCTACTTCAACTTCACCTCCATTCAAGAGTCCATGAACGAGATCCTGTTTGAGGAGTACCAGTTCCAGTCGGCACTCAGGATCAATG CCGGCTCTCTTAGTGCTCATCACTACTTCCACACAAACCCCTCCGAGCTCTGCTGCATGGTGGTGGACACCGGGTTCTCCTTCACCCACATCGCCCCCTACTGCCGCAGCAGGAAAATGAAGGAGGGCATCCGCAG gATCAACGTGGGAGGGAAGCTGCTGACCAATCACCTGAAGGAGATCATCTCTTATCG tcaGCTGCATGTGATGGACGAGACTCACGTGATCAACCAGGTGAAGGAGGACGTGTGCTACGTCTCGCAGCAGTTCTACAAGGACATGGAGATCACCCA gGCCAAGGGCGAGGAGAACACGGCGATGAGGGATTACGTGCTTCCAGATTTCAGCTCCATTAAGAAAGGCTTCTGCAAG CCCCGTGAGGAGATGGTCTTCAGTGGGAAGTACAAAACAGGAGAGCAGATCCTGAGGCTGGCCAACGAGCGCTTCGCCGTCCCCGAGATGCTCTTCCACCCGTCCGACATCGGGATCCAGGAGATGGGAATCCCAGAGGCCATCGTCCACTCGGTGGAGTCGCTGCCTGAAG AGATGCAGCCGCACTTCTACCGGAACGTCGTGCTGACCGGAGGGAACACGCTGTTTCCCGGCTTCAGAGAGCGGCTGGAGGCGGAGCTGCGGGCGCTGGTCCCCGCCCACCTGCCCGTGTCTGTCGTGTTTCCTGCAAA TCCCGTCTGTTACGCCTGGGAGGGCGGGAAGCTGCTGGCTCATAACCCCGACTATGACGAGATGGTGGTGATGCGGGAGGACTACGAGGAGAACGGGCACTGCATCTGCGAGGAGAAGTTCGACATTTAg
- the zgc:101783 gene encoding protein FAM3C isoform X3, with translation MKKAHLYGAPVQVYPASVVLWLMAVACVIVVVVYLQQSNVSSEGGWHKLPKLINFFPREAKISSKRSAGVCGTPRECPAHEISFYIHSGAANVVPAAICVQNKLVLGTALNNAGGGINIVILNGKTGEVLKTDHYDTYSGDVKPFIELLKSIETGSIVIMASYDEASTKLNDELKNLIAELGSSHIHSLGYRDNWVFIGGKGVTGKSTFEKHMKSDSATNKYDGWPEMIGLEGCVPKYLE, from the exons GCGTCGTGCTGTGGCTGATGGCGGTCGCGTGTGTGATCGTTGTCGTCGTCTACCTGCAGCAGTCCAACGTCTCGTCTGAAG GTGGTTGGCATAAATTACCCAAGCTCATCAATTTCTTCCCTCGCGAAGCCAAAATATCCAGCAAGCgttcag CTGGTGTATGTGGTACTCCAAGAGAGTGTCCTGCACATGAGATCAGTTTCTACATCCACAGCGGAGCCGCCAACGTCGTCCCCGCGGCCATCTGCGTCCAAAACAAACT GGTTCTGGGAACTGCGCTGAACAACGCTGGAGGAGGAATAAACATCGTTATCCTAAACG GTAAAACGGGAGAAGTCCTGAAGACGGATCACTATGACACGTACAGCGGAG ATGTGAAACCGTTCATTGAGCTACTGAAGAGCATCGAGACGGGCTCCATCGTTATAATGGCGTCCTACGACGAAGCCTCAACAAA gTTAAACGACGAGCTCAAGAATCTGATTGCTGAACTGGGAAGCTCCCACATCCACTCGCTGGGATACAGGGACAACTGGGTGTTTATTGGTGGCAAAGGAGTAACGGGGAAGAGCACCTTTGAGAAG CACATGAAGAGCGACTCGGCAACCAACAAATACGACGGCTGGCCCGAGATGATCGGGCTGGAGGGCTGCGTCCCCAAATACCTGGAGTGA